The sequence below is a genomic window from Ensifer adhaerens.
GGCCGCCACCCGTTCGGCATCCTGGTCCGCCGTCGGCCAGATGCCGGCAACCGCATGCGCCTCTTTCTGATTGGGCGTCAGGATGGTTGCGCCGCTGAAAACCGAGAGATCGGCCACTTTGGGGTCGACAATCACCGGGCGCCTGTCGCGCCGACACGCCGCGATGACGGAAGATACAAGCCGCGGGGTCAGCACGCCCTTGGCATAATCGGAAAGAACGACGGCGTCATGCTCCCGCACAAGCGGCAAGATACGGCCGAGCAGGCTGCTCTCCTCCTCGTCCGAGAGGGGCACACTGTCTTCCAGATCGACCCGCAGTATCTGCTGGTTCTGTCCGATGAAGCGAATTTTCGTCGTCGTGGGGCGGCGGGCGGATTCGACGAGTTCGGCTGCGATCAGCGGGCTTGCGGCCAGGATCCTGGCCAGCTTGCCGCCATTCTCGTCCTGCCCGGCCACTCCGACCAGCGTGCAACGGGCGCCGAGGGCCGCGATGTTGCGCGCGACATTGGCCGCTCCGCCGGGAAAATCCCGCTCCGAAACCACGGACATGACCGGCACCGGCCCCTCGGGCGAAATCCGGTTGACGCTGCCCGACACGAAGCGGTCCAACATGACGTCGCCGATGCAAAGGACCCTGACATCGGAAAACCTAGAGAGCTCGACCATACCTGACTTCATCCAGTGACTCACACAGCCGGCCGCTTGCGGCGGAAAGGCACGCATACCGACTGTGCGGGCGGCGATCAATGGCACGACGCCGGTTTATGGACAACGACTTTCGTGCATTCGCAGCAGCCGGCGCACTTTGATGAGCCGTCCACTGGTCGAATACCGACCTTTGAAGGGATGGGGACAGAGGGGCCAAAGCAGCGCGTCATGCATGTTTACACTGCAACCAAAAGATGCTTTAAATTATCATAATTACTTCCGGTTACAGACACTCGTTCGGCTTGGGGGGCTGATTTCGATGGGGAACATTTTGACCGATACCGGCGCACCCTATGCGGTCGCCATTGCCATTGGTGCCATAGGCTGGCTCGTGACAACGGGCGTCGCCGAGCTGAAGCAGTCAAACATCACGGAATATTCCGTCCATAAGCGGACGGTCGGCGGCGAGAATTATATCGATCTTGATCTGCATAACAGGTCGATGCTGAAAACAGTCGAGTCCGGTTACTTCACCTTCCGATGCAACAACAGCGTGAGCGACGACTGCTTCTGGAAAGACAATCCGATCGCCTTCACGCCTCTCAACGGCGTCACCCTGAACTCCGAGTTGGACCGCAGCGGACCGGTCTACCGTGCGACCGCCAGACTGGCTCCCCAATCAGGCATTCGCTACACAGTCAGAACGACGGCGCCATCGAGCGACATCATCATGTTCTATGAGCCCGCCGACGGAGATCCGAAGGCCGTTGGCAACCTGATCTTCCGCCAGGGCAGTTCCATGGAGGGCTGGCTGATCGAAAACTACCTTTCGATCCTCCTTTACATCCTGATGGCGCTGATCGGCATCCTGCTCGTCTGGGTGCTTGCCTCTGCCGCCGCCCTTCTTCCGAAATGGTCTCGAACATCGACTGATGCACAGCCTCACAATCCAGCCGCCCATGATGCAGCGGCGTAGCAAAAGGTGAACTCCGATGCGTAGCCTCTGGTTCATAATGTCTGCATGTCTCCTGGTCGCTGCCCAACCCGTGGAGGCGGCGAAACGGATCAAGGTCGTGATGAAGACCAGCGATGGTGTCGGCGTGAAGGCGAGGCTCAAGGTCAAAGCCTATCCGGCGGCGGCGGTCGACGCCTTCGTGCTGAATGAAGGCAACGGATACGCAATTATCTCGCTCGAAAACTGCGACGATTTCGTATCGATTTCCGCCGTATCGGCGGTCGTCGGCATAGCCCGGAAGCTCGATGGGCAAACTTCGGAATGGATTCCATGCAAGGAGCCAGAGGTCGTCTTTGACGACTTCTACATCCAGAGGTTCGCCATTTCGACTTCGAACGCCCTCTACCGGGACACCGAGTTCTGGCGGCAAACGCTCGGACCGGCGGCTGTGGCTTCAAAGCCCGATCTGCCCAAGCAACTGGCATCCGCCTATGAGAGCCAGGAATATGGAAAAATCTCCATCATCACGACGCAACTGCAGAACTCCTTGCGGGAGGCGGGGAAACAGCAAGAGGCCGACTTCATGTACAGCCTCGCGATCGAAGCCGCGGCTCAAGGTGTGCTCGACGCCAACAATCAACCCGACCTGATCGGCGAGGCCGTGAAATACACACCTTCAACGAAGCGCTTCGAGTTGACAGAGGATGGCCTGGCGGCGGTCAAGACCTACAAGGTCGAAAACCTGGGATCGTCAAGGACCGACGGCAGGCTGGGCAGCATCGACTGGTCGACCATGAAAAGCCTCCCCGGCGGTGCGGCGGTGCAGGTCCCCAATGTCACACTGGATGCGAAGGGCGTTCAATCCTTTGAAGTGAAGGATAACCTCTTGGCGGTCCTTCCGCATTAATCTTTCGCCCCGACCGCGGAGACTGCTTCTGTTCGCGACGGTTGTGGCTGGGGCGCCAGGAACCTAATCCAATTTTCTCTAGGCCTTTGTGTATGCTCAACATATTGCACAGAAAGGCATATTTCGTCTAGGGGTGTTCCGGTGAACTGTTCCGGTGACCTGTTCCGAAAGCCCCCATGACCCGCCGTTCCAATCTCGTCCGCCGCGAAGGTGGAACATACTATGCCAGGATATATATCCCTGCCGATCTCAGGGATCATTTCAAGTCTGAGGACAAGACGGTATCGCTCCGAACCAAGGACGAGGCAGCTGCGAAGCAGCGGCTCTACATCGAGCTCCATAATTTGATGACATTCGCGCACGCAGGCAGGTCACGGCCACCGATGTTTCAGCCGCCGTCTGGCAACACTATGAGAGCGTGCTCGCGCGCGATGCCGAAAACGACGCGCGATGCCAACGCCCCGGACTACAGCCGCGCCCCGACCAACCGCGTTTGATCCTGACAGGCGACTGCTTCCGCATCCGCAGCACGCATCAAAGAAATAATGCGGCTAAGAGGGCTAACTTCGGGGCAAGTCACTTCCGAGCTCGGCTTTAGGAATCTGAACACCGCTCTTGGAAGAGCGCTGCATCGGAACACTCAACTCCAGCCCGACATGATGAAGGCAATTGAGAGATGGCTGAGAGACAACGAGGGAATCTAGGCTTCCACATAGCTGCCATCAGATTGGCGGCGGAAAACCCTACTGTCGGTAGATCGATCTACCGCATTTCTTGACTCGCTGAGTTACCCTACAACACATCGTCGCGTAGATGGATCTACATGATTTCAGCTTGCTCTATGAAAATGAGGGGAGTTACTTCTGGACGTTCTTCACTTCCCAAACGTTCCTCTTATCGCAGAACGCGCCCTCATCGTCAGGCTTGGATCGGAGTGATCCGATGCGTTCCGTATCTCCTCCAACCAGGCAACCTCGTTCTTGGTGACGATCGTGCCGAAGATTTCCTCGATTGCCTGTGCGGTGGTGTCGTTACCTAGCTGCTCCATCGCGAGAAGGAAAAGGCGACGTGCGTCACATTCGAGCGCTTTCGCCAAGCCCGGCACCCGATCGAGCGGTAGTTTGGTAGAACCGTTCTTGATCATTGCCAGCATGTTCGTCTGCACGAACCCTGCCTCGGCGGCGATTTCAATCTGAGACTTCCGCGGCCGGAGCTCTAGAATGCGCTTTTCAAGAAAGCGGGTGAGCCGGGTGTGACTGAAAGGGCGTCGGACGGTCATCTTCATTGCTACTATCCTTTTGAACTCGCAGCATGAATTCGCTGCTTAGTTCAGTTATAGCTGAGCAACATGTGGGAATGCGCTTGTGGGCTAACTTTAGCTTCATGCCACGCTCAACGATCACGACTGTATCTGGTGCAGACACAGTGATATCGTGATGTCATGAACACCCATTTTTCCGTAGCCACCCACATTTTAGCGTTCCTGCAATTGCAACCCGGCAAATCGGTTTCGTCCGATACGCTCGCCGTCAGCGTCAACACCAATCCCGGCTTCGTGCGCCGGCTGTTGTCTCAGCTTCGTTCGGCGGGGATCACGGCATCGACCATGGGGACGAATGGTGGGACGACCCTGGCGCGGCCTGGCGAGGAGATCACACTTCTCGATGTCTACAGGGCGACGGGTTCGGCGGGGCAGATCTTCGCGCCGCATGCGGAGCCGAATGCAGCATGTCCAGTGGGCAAGAATATTCTCGGGGCGCTGCAGCCGCGTTTCGACGCCGCGGAACTGGCTCTGCAAGAAAGTCTTGCGAAAACAACGATCGCCGATATCGCAGAAGATATCCGCCGAAGCGTTCGGGCGGAACGGGCGAAGGAGGCGGCAGGTAGCACCTGAAGCCACGCAGCGCCTGCACTTGTCCGAAGTCCGATATGTGTCCATTGCACGCACAGATCTAATCTGTTACTGATCCAGATACTGACAGGTCCGCCCGCAGTCGGGAGGTTTTTGTCGCGCGCATAAATGTTATCGTAGTAGACACATATTTACCCGAGGTCCTCCATGTCCGTTCGTATCCAACAAGCCGTCGCCCTCCTCCGATCCATCTCGACCGGCGATGCGGCCCCGTCCGCACTCATTCACCCGGAGCGCTACATCCAGCACAATCTGACCGCACCGGACGGCCTCGCTGGGTTCTTCGGCCTGCAGAAACTTGTGTCCAGCACGCCGAACTCGAAGATCGAGACGATCCGTGGCTTTGAGGACGGCGACTTCGTCTTCCTGCACACGCAATATGCCTTCTTCGGGCAGAACCTCGTCGGCTTCGATATATTCCGCTTCGAGGGCCAGAATGTCGTCGAGCATTGGGACAATCTGCAGCCGCTGCGTGGCCCGAGCCCCGATGGCCACAGCATGATCGACGGACCGTTTGAGGCCACCGGTCTCGAGAGCACGGACGCGAACAAGGCGCTCGTGCGCAGCTTCATCGATCGCGTTCTGATCGGGCGTGACATGAGCGATCTGGGCCGCTTCTTTGACGGCGATCGCTATGTTCAGCACAATCCTGGCGTCGCGGATGGCGTTTCCGGCTTTCTCGCCGCCGCAAAGGCTTTGGCCGCGGAGGGCAAGGCCCCGCAATATGCCAAACTCCACCTCCTTCTCGGCCAGGGCGATTTCGTTCTCGCGGTCAGCGAAGGCAGCCTTGCCGGTGTTGCGTCCGCCTTCTTCGATCTCTTCCGAGTCGAGAACGGCAAGATCGCCGAACATTGGGACACGGTCGATGTGATCCCGCCGCGCGAGGCGTGGAAGAACGCCAACGGCAAATTCTGATCATAGAGACAAGGATTTCATCATGACCTTCAAGGCAATCCTCGTGAGCAAGGCCGATACTGGCCTCAAGACCGATCTCGTGAGCCTTTCGGATGCCGATCTCGGCGACGGCGACGTCACCGTGGCGGTCGAATATTCGACCATCAACTACAAGGATGGCCTCGCCATCTCCGGGCGCGGCAACATCATTCAGACCTTCCCGCTCATCCCCGGTATCGACCTTGCCGGCACCGTGGAGGCTTCCGCCAGCGCCGATTTCAAGCCGGGCGACAGGGTCGTGATCCACGGCTGGGCTCTCGGTGCGACCCATCACGGCGGCTTTTCGCAGAGGGCGCGCGTTCCGGCCCGCTGGCTCACCCGCCTGCCCTCCAACGTCAGCACGTGGCAAGCAGCGGCCATCGGGACCGCCGGCTTCACGGCCATGCTCAGCGTGCTTGCGCTGGAGCACAATGGCGTGATGCCGGCTTCGGGCGACGTTCTCGTCACCGGCGCGAATGGCGGGGCGGGTTCCGTTGCCATCGCCATCCTCTCCGGCCTCGGCTATCGCGTGGCCGCCTCGACAGGGCGGCTGAATGAGGCGGAGTATCTGAAGTCGCTGGGTGCTGCCGAGATCATCGACCGCCGCACGCTTTCCGACCCCTCGCCGCAACCGATTCAGCCCGCCCGGTGGGCCGGCGCGATCGATTCCGTTGGCAGCCACACCCTGGTGAATGTCCTGGCGCAGACGCAATATGGCGGGGCTGTAGCCAGCTTCGGTCTGGCGCAGGGCACCGATCTTCCGGGCACCGTCCTGCCCTTCATCGGGCGCAGCGTGACGCTGGCCGGGGTCGATTCCGTTAATGCACCGCCGGCCAAGCGCGACCGCGCCTATCAGCGGCTGGCCGCGGATCTGGACTTCGGCAAGCTCGAGGCCATGACGAAGACGGTCGGCCTCGCCGAGGCACCCGAGATTGCCCGCTCCATCTTTGGCGGCGGCATTCAGGGCCGTGTCGTCGTCGATGTGAATGTGTGACGTTCAAGCAAGACGGCGGCGTGATCTCCACGCCGCCGTGATCATTTCAGCTTCAAGCCCGATAGCGATCAGCCGGCTTGCGGCTGGAGAGATGCGGCAGCATCGCGGCGCGCGCGGTTTCCCAGGCGTCCCATTCGGAGGCATCCTGCAGCGAGGGAATGGTGGCGAATTCGCCGCGGTCGAGCCCAACCAGTGCGGCGTCAACCAGATCATCCGCGGACATCACCCATTCTGTCGGCAGGTGGCTGGCAGGCAGACCCGCAACATCCCAGAATTCCGTGCCCGTGGCGCCCGGCAGCACGACTTGAACGTTGACGCCCGTGCCCTGCAGCTCCTTGCGCAGCGAATGGCTGAAGGCGAGAACGAAGGATTTCGTGCCGCCATAGACGCCGTTCAGCACTTCCGGGCCGATGGCGACGATGGAGGAGATGTTGATCACCGTGCCCTTGCCGCGGGCGACGAAACGCGGAACGGCGGCGTAGGTCAGGCGCAGCGGCGCCGTCACGTTGATGGCGACCATGGCCTGCATTTCCTCGACCTTGGCGCCGGCAAGCGGCGCGGCACTGCCGAAGCCGGCATTGTTGACGAGATGCGTGATCGTGTCGACGGAAGCGATGACAGCCTCAACGGCCTTGAGCCCCTCCTCCGCGCCGAGATCTGCAACAATCGTGCGGACAGCGACGCCGTAGCGTTCGGTCAACTGCGTTGCGATGCCGGTCAGGCGTCCGGCATTGCGGGCAACGAGGATGAGATCGTGGCCCCGGGCGGCGAAGCGGTCGGCGTAAATGGCGCCAATGCCGGAGGATGCGCCGGTGATGAGGATGGTGCCGTTGGTGTCAGTCATTGTCCTGTCCTTCTGTGGTTTCGGGTGTTTCGTTCCCGTCGTTTCGATGACTGGACATTAGCGCTGGACGGCGACGTCTCAAATATCATATAAACGGCAAAACAGGACATGAGGATTTCAATATGCGTCATATCGGCTTCATCATGGAGAATGGCTTCCAGGTCATGGGCATGGCCGCACTGACGGCCTTCGAGTTCGCCAATCAGTCGCTCGGCTCAGATGCTTACAAGCTCACCGTCATGTCCGAAAAAGGCGGCATCATCCGCTCCTCGCTCGGCATCGGCATCGAAACGCAGCCGCTGACGGAATTTCCCGATACGCTGATGGTGGTGGGCGAGCTGGTGCCGAAGCCGAGTTCGCCGGCGTTACGCGACTATATAAGACAGGCGGGTGAGCAGTCGCGGCGGGTCGCGGGCGTGTGCACCGGCGCATTTCTGCTCGCCGATGCCGGCCTTCTCGATGGACGCAACGCCACAACGCATTGGGCACATGCCCGCACGTTGCAGGAACGCTATCCGGACGTCCTCGTCGACGAGGACCGGATCTTCATCCAGGATGGCTCGATCTGGACCTCTGCCGGCATGAGTTCGGCGATCGACCTGACGCTGGCGCTGATTGAAGACGATCACAATGCCGAGCTTTCCCGCGCCATCGCCCGCAAGCTGGTCGTCTATCATCGGCGTCCGGGCGGGCAGTCGCAGTTTTCCGCGTTGCTGGAGCTGGAGCCGCGCTCGGACCGCGTCCGCCGCGCGCTCATCCATGCCAAGGAACACCTGCGCAATCCCCTTACGGTCGAGGAATTGGCGGAGGCCGCGAGACTCAGCCCGCGCCAGTTCAGCCGACTGTTCCGCGAGGAGACTGGCCAATCGCCCGCCAAGGCCGTGGAGCGGCTGCGGCTGGAAGCGGCCAAGGCCATGCTGGAAGAAGGCAAATACCCGCTCGACATCGTTGCGCGCGATACCGGCTTTGCCGACCGCGACCGCATGAGACGGGCATTTCTCCGCTTCTTCGGCCAGCCGCCGCAGAGCCTGCGCCGCAGCCTGAAGCTGATCGAGGGCGAGGACGGGGATGACGAAATGGCGGCGTAATTCCATTGTCCTAAATTGACGTTTCTATGTCATTTAAGACAGACGGAGTTCCGCCTATCCTCCTTTCATCGAAACGAGCCCGCCGGGCGATGAAAGGAACCGATCATGTCTCAGCACTCTCCCATCCAATGGCTCGAAACCGCCAATGGCCGTCTGGCCTATCGTCTCGATGGTCCTGAAGGCGGCATTCCACTTCTTCTGCTGCAGCGCTTCCGCGGCACGATGGACGACTGGGATCCGGCCTTCATCGCCGCCATCTCAGCCGACCGCCGCGTCATCCGCTTCGACAGCGCCGGCATCGGACGCTCCGAAGGCCAGGTGCCGGAGACGATTGCCGGCATGGCCGCCATTGCCGCCGGCGTCGTGGCACAGCTTGGCCTTAAGCTGGTCGATGTGCTCGGCTGGTCGCTCGGCGGGGTCGTCGCCCAGCAGTTCACGCTCGATTTCCCACATCTCGTTCGCCGGCTGATCGTCGCCGGTTCCAGCCCGGGCCCGGTGGCCGATGGTCCGCAGCAGCATCCGCGCGTGCCGCAGGTCATGACCAAGAGCGAGAATGACGACGAGGATTTCCTCTTCCTGTTCTATCCCGAGACGGACAGCGCCGTGGCCCATGGCCGTGCATCGCTTGCCCGGATCAGGGCACAAGCCGACCTGGGCCCGAAGACCTCGGCACTCGGTTTCATGGGTCAGGTCAAGGCGATCTCGACCTGGCCGGGTGTGCTGCACCGGGTCAACGAACTGCGGCTGCCCGTGCTGGTCGCCAACGGCGCCCATGACGTGATGCTGCCTGCCTACCGGTCCTATGTGCTGTCGCAGCAAGCGCCGGACGCGAAGCTGATCCTCTATCCGGATGCGGGACACGCCTTCCTCTTTCAGGTGATCGACGATTTCGCCCGCGAGATCGATCAGTTCCTCAGCTGAACGCGCAAACACCCTCCGAACTCATTGGCGCAGCCCTTCAGAGCTCTTTTTCTACGCAATTCCGCACGCGAAACCAGTTCCCACTTTCGCTGGAATAGCTTTGGGGCTGCGCCAACGATCAAACCCTGCCGGAGAATTCCCATGTTGCAGAATGCCGCCTCCACCCCCGCCCCTCTTGCTGCGAGCGCCGCCGCACCATCAAGCTCGCTCTCCAAGGTCTACTTCCTCGCGCTCGGCACATTCGCCATCGGGACCGAAGGGTTCATGATCGCGCCGCTGCTACCGACGATTGCCCATGACCTCCACATGAGCCTCTCGGCCACCGCCATGCTGGTCGTGGTCTTCACGCTGGTCATGTCGCTCAGTTCGCCGATCACCACCGTGCTGACCGCGCGTCTGCCGCGCCGAAACACGTTGCTGGTGGCGCTGACGCTGTTCACGGCCGGCAATTTCGTGGCCGCGTTCTCCGCCTCCTTCGCGATGCTGATGTTCGCCCGCATCCTGATGGCCGTGGCCTCGGGCCTTTACGTCCCGGGCGCAAACTCGCTCGCCGGCGTCATCGTGCCGGTCGAGAAGCGCGGCCGGGCACTTGCCATCGTCAGCGGCGGCATGACAATTGCGATCGCGCTCGGCTTGCCGCTTGGCGCGGTGGTCGCGCAGGCTTTCAATTGGCGTTCGACCTTCCTCATGGTCGCGGTCATGGGTCTCGTAGCACTCGTCGGCATTGCCGCAGGCATCCGCAGGGATGCGGGCTCCGATATTCCGGTGGCGAGCCTCGCCCTGCGCGTCGGCGTCATCCGGCAGCCGGCAGTGCTGCGCCTCCTCGCCGTCACGCTGTTCTGGTCAATCGGAGCTTACACCGCCTATCCCTATATCGCGCCTTATCTCAGCGCAGTTCTGGGCTTCGGAACAGGCGGCATCGGCGCCACCGTGTCCATGTGGGGCTTTGCGGCCGCCATCGGCGTCACGACCGGCGGCAACCTGAATGACCGCTTCGGATCGAACCGCGTCGTTTTCTGGTCACTGGTTTTGCTGGCCTTGTCCTTCGTGGTGCTCGGTCTCGCAACACGGCTTGCCCCCGGCCTTGCCCTCATCCCGGTCCTCACGGCAGTCGCTATCTGGGGCTTCAGCGTCTGGTCGTTCTTCCCGGCCCAGATGGCACGCCTGATCGCCGCCGGCCCATCCTCGCAGGCTTCCGTTGCGCTCGCGCTCAATACATCCACGATGTATCTCGGCTTCTCCATCGGCTCGGCCATGGGTGCAGGCACGATCGGCGCCGGCGCGATCTGGGGGATCGCTGCGATTGCCGCCTTGTCTGAGGCGGTAGCTTTCTGGGTAGATCGAAATTCGATGGCTGGCGGCAATCGGAGTTTCAGTCGCTGACCTCGACGGCTGATCCCAGGATCGCTGCAGTTCCCCAGCCCTTGGGAAATTGCTCTGCAAGCTGGCGAGTTGGACGACTTCGGCTAGTCCTCAAGAAGCAGCGTGGCCAGTTCGAGGTCTGCAACAAGCTGGTTGGCGAAGCCACCGCGAAGCGCTGCTCTTGCAGCATCTCGCTTGAAGGTCCCGCTCACGACAAGCAGGCCCTTCATCGATCGTAGGAGGTCATGATCGACGCCGATCAGGCGTTCGTCGAGTTCACCGAGCACGGACTGCCCCTCGGCATCGATGAAGCGCCCCGCGATAATGCCGACTGCGCCGCGTCGGCGGTAGTCCTCGACCTCTTCGGCTGTCGCAATCTTGAACTGGACGACATGCGTGTCGGGCGTGCAGGGACTGAGCGAGAATACCGATTTGTTGCAGCTCCGGATCCCTTCGAGCTGGTCGCGGATGATCGGCTCGGCCCTGAGCGCGGTGGCTAGCGCAGCACTCGAAACAACGGCAGGCGCGTTGAATGTGATGCAATGTGCATCCAGCCGGCGGGCGATTTCCGTCGTGCAGCTTTCTGACGTGCTCAGTAGCGAATTCGCGAGCGAACCGAGCAGTTGGCGGACAGTCACGTCCCTGATCGGCCAGTTGGGCACGAACTCGGACACGAAATAGACCGTTTGCCCCCAGGAAACGCCCAGAACATCACCTTCCTGAACAAAATCAGGCAGATGATAGGCGGCGACCTCACAGACGGCGCGCGTCAGCGTCTCGCCCTCGCGCCCTTCGGCGGGAACGATGTGCACGCTTTCCAGGCCGAATTTTTCCTTCAGGGCATCCGCCGTGGCATTCATCCGGTAGTGCTCCGGGGAGACCTGTATGCAGACGATGTTGCGCTCCTTGGCGAGCTTCAGATAGCTGATGACCGTCGGGCGCGATAGGGAGAGCGCATCGGAAATCTCTCCCTGATTGAGATTGCGGACATAATACATCCATGCCACTTCGGCGATGATCTTGTTGGATGGATGCTGGTCTCTGTGCATTCGCCGTCCGCCTTCGGGTTTCATCCCTCGGTTGCCTTCAACAATACCTCTTCAGTGATCAGCAGATCGTCGTCAAGGGTGCGGTCCGACTTGAGGCCCAGCTTTGCAAGCGCACCATGATAGCCGCGCACGGCCTCCGCCGAACCGGCATTGCCATCGGCCACCTCACGAAGCCACGTGACAAGCGATGGCTGATGTTCTGCGGAATTGATCTTGCGGCCGAAGAGTGCCAGCCGCGCACCGTATTTTTCCGCCTGCCGCACAAGCTCGAATGTGTCGCGCAGCGTTCCGGAGCCGCCGCCGAGGATGCCGACGACGAGACTTGAATCGTATGCGGCAAGCTCTTCCATGGCTGCCGGGCCATTATAGGCGACCTTCAGGAAATGCGGGCGCTCGGCGCGCGTGAGACCAGCCATCGTGCGTACGATACAGTCGTTGACATAGGCCCCTGTCTCGGCGCTGGAAAAGCCGGTCGGCATATTCGGATTGAAGACCTCCAGGAAGTATTGCTTGCCAGCCAAACGAATATCGCGCCGGAATGCGCTGAATGCCTCCAGCGAGGCCAGATCGGCATCGGTGTCATTGTTGAAGGTGATCGAGTAGAGGCACAGATCCGCCGGTGCGAGCGTGAGATCCGCCGAGCGGAAAGGGCGCGATGGCGTTTCGCGGTAACGGCAACCGCGCATGACATTCCACACATCCGTCGTGTCATTGGCCCGGAATGCCGGCTTGATGCGGCTTGCGGCAAAGGCTCGGCGCGTCTGCAGCAGCTCCATGTTGGAGGCAGATGTCAGCATGATGTCGACCAGATCCTGCTCGATCAGCGCCTCGATCTCGGCGACGAATTCCATCCGCGTCCGGTGCCCGCCCGGCCGGCCATCCTTGCCGCGGCGCAGGCCGGCGGTGGGAATACCCCCCGACATGTCTGCGTCCTTGGCATCGGCCAGGATGAAATCGCCCTTGCCATATTCGCCCGCCAGAATGCGGCCGATTTTTTCCTCGTAACGTGTCGTCGTCATTGTCATTCCTTCCCCGGCACCTGATCAGCGCGCATTGCGCAGCGAGCGGCCGGTTTCCTTCGAAAATACGTGAATGCTGGCGGGCTCGATGGAGAAACTCACCGGCTGGCCGGGTTCGAGTGTCCGGAACGCCTTGGTGACGAAGGACATTTCCTGACCATCGACATCGACGATGACCTGCGCCTCGCTGCCCATGTTCTCGACAAGAATGATCTTGCCGGAGATGGCATTCAGATCGCCTTCGGCGGCAAGATCCATCTTCGAAGGGCGCAGTCCCACTTCGACCTTCGCGCCCTGCTGCAGCTC
It includes:
- a CDS encoding transcriptional regulator, BadM/Rrf2 family, whose amino-acid sequence is MNTHFSVATHILAFLQLQPGKSVSSDTLAVSVNTNPGFVRRLLSQLRSAGITASTMGTNGGTTLARPGEEITLLDVYRATGSAGQIFAPHAEPNAACPVGKNILGALQPRFDAAELALQESLAKTTIADIAEDIRRSVRAERAKEAAGST
- a CDS encoding Predicted SnoaL-like aldol condensation-catalyzing enzyme, giving the protein MSVRIQQAVALLRSISTGDAAPSALIHPERYIQHNLTAPDGLAGFFGLQKLVSSTPNSKIETIRGFEDGDFVFLHTQYAFFGQNLVGFDIFRFEGQNVVEHWDNLQPLRGPSPDGHSMIDGPFEATGLESTDANKALVRSFIDRVLIGRDMSDLGRFFDGDRYVQHNPGVADGVSGFLAAAKALAAEGKAPQYAKLHLLLGQGDFVLAVSEGSLAGVASAFFDLFRVENGKIAEHWDTVDVIPPREAWKNANGKF
- a CDS encoding putative quinone oxidoreductase, YhdH/YhfP family translates to MTFKAILVSKADTGLKTDLVSLSDADLGDGDVTVAVEYSTINYKDGLAISGRGNIIQTFPLIPGIDLAGTVEASASADFKPGDRVVIHGWALGATHHGGFSQRARVPARWLTRLPSNVSTWQAAAIGTAGFTAMLSVLALEHNGVMPASGDVLVTGANGGAGSVAIAILSGLGYRVAASTGRLNEAEYLKSLGAAEIIDRRTLSDPSPQPIQPARWAGAIDSVGSHTLVNVLAQTQYGGAVASFGLAQGTDLPGTVLPFIGRSVTLAGVDSVNAPPAKRDRAYQRLAADLDFGKLEAMTKTVGLAEAPEIARSIFGGGIQGRVVVDVNV
- a CDS encoding transcriptional regulator, AraC family with amidase-like domain produces the protein MRHIGFIMENGFQVMGMAALTAFEFANQSLGSDAYKLTVMSEKGGIIRSSLGIGIETQPLTEFPDTLMVVGELVPKPSSPALRDYIRQAGEQSRRVAGVCTGAFLLADAGLLDGRNATTHWAHARTLQERYPDVLVDEDRIFIQDGSIWTSAGMSSAIDLTLALIEDDHNAELSRAIARKLVVYHRRPGGQSQFSALLELEPRSDRVRRALIHAKEHLRNPLTVEELAEAARLSPRQFSRLFREETGQSPAKAVERLRLEAAKAMLEEGKYPLDIVARDTGFADRDRMRRAFLRFFGQPPQSLRRSLKLIEGEDGDDEMAA
- a CDS encoding Pimeloyl-ACP methyl ester carboxylesterase; the protein is MSQHSPIQWLETANGRLAYRLDGPEGGIPLLLLQRFRGTMDDWDPAFIAAISADRRVIRFDSAGIGRSEGQVPETIAGMAAIAAGVVAQLGLKLVDVLGWSLGGVVAQQFTLDFPHLVRRLIVAGSSPGPVADGPQQHPRVPQVMTKSENDDEDFLFLFYPETDSAVAHGRASLARIRAQADLGPKTSALGFMGQVKAISTWPGVLHRVNELRLPVLVANGAHDVMLPAYRSYVLSQQAPDAKLILYPDAGHAFLFQVIDDFAREIDQFLS
- a CDS encoding Predicted arabinose efflux permease, MFS family, which gives rise to MLQNAASTPAPLAASAAAPSSSLSKVYFLALGTFAIGTEGFMIAPLLPTIAHDLHMSLSATAMLVVVFTLVMSLSSPITTVLTARLPRRNTLLVALTLFTAGNFVAAFSASFAMLMFARILMAVASGLYVPGANSLAGVIVPVEKRGRALAIVSGGMTIAIALGLPLGAVVAQAFNWRSTFLMVAVMGLVALVGIAAGIRRDAGSDIPVASLALRVGVIRQPAVLRLLAVTLFWSIGAYTAYPYIAPYLSAVLGFGTGGIGATVSMWGFAAAIGVTTGGNLNDRFGSNRVVFWSLVLLALSFVVLGLATRLAPGLALIPVLTAVAIWGFSVWSFFPAQMARLIAAGPSSQASVALALNTSTMYLGFSIGSAMGAGTIGAGAIWGIAAIAALSEAVAFWVDRNSMAGGNRSFSR
- a CDS encoding DNA-binding transcriptional regulator LsrR, DeoR family, which codes for MHRDQHPSNKIIAEVAWMYYVRNLNQGEISDALSLSRPTVISYLKLAKERNIVCIQVSPEHYRMNATADALKEKFGLESVHIVPAEGREGETLTRAVCEVAAYHLPDFVQEGDVLGVSWGQTVYFVSEFVPNWPIRDVTVRQLLGSLANSLLSTSESCTTEIARRLDAHCITFNAPAVVSSAALATALRAEPIIRDQLEGIRSCNKSVFSLSPCTPDTHVVQFKIATAEEVEDYRRRGAVGIIAGRFIDAEGQSVLGELDERLIGVDHDLLRSMKGLLVVSGTFKRDAARAALRGGFANQLVADLELATLLLED